The following coding sequences lie in one Anguilla anguilla isolate fAngAng1 chromosome 14, fAngAng1.pri, whole genome shotgun sequence genomic window:
- the pou5f3 gene encoding POU domain, class 5, transcription factor 1, translating into MSDRPLSPISECTRGPYEASRAMYSQVFGQESIGGASLQFPHGMLQDSGLLFNKSSYSGIAPPPPQPFFPFSAVGGEYRHSEIQASDPGQPRPWYPFAAPEYTGQVAGSTTAAQPINLSPPIAETREQIKIPEIKTEKDVNEYPIETKLPSQFPPPPASTMAHGVYYSTPWNPSFWPSLAPIAASNNSVPAPPTSAASSPSLSPSPPSNGYQGASFFPAGTAQEIPATQLPNGNTRSSGSSSGGASDSEDEENLSTEELEQFAKELKHKRITLGFTQADVGLALGNLYGKMFSQTTICRFEALQLSFKNMCKLKPLLQRWLNEAETSDNPQDMYKMERVFVDSRKRKRRTSLEGTVRSALESYFIKCPKPNTQEITHISDDLGLERDVVRVWFCNRRQKGKRLALPFDDECAEGPYFDPTAPMPHNMGPVPLPPQTYPGHPGHPLPPSLYVPPLHRPEVFKQALHPGLVGHLTS; encoded by the exons ATGTCTGACCGACCTCTAAGTCCAATTTCGGAGTGTACTAGAGGACCTTACGAAGCAAGTAGAGCGATGTATTCGCAGGTTTTCGGTCAGGAATCTATCGGTGGTGCTTCGCTGCAGTTTCCTCACGGCATGTTACAAGACTCGGGTCTTCTCTTCAACAAATCGTCATACAGTGGGATCGCTCCGCCACCACCGCAACCGTTTTTCCCGTTTTCCGCCGTCGGGGGGGAGTACAGGCACTCTGAGATCCAAGCGAGTGACCCGGGTCAGCCGCGGCCATGGTATCCGTTCGCCGCTCCCGAGTACACGGGCCAGGTAGCGGGGTCAACCACCGCCGCTCAACCCATCAACCTCAGCCCCCCGATAGCAGAAACGAGGGAACAGATTAAGATACCAGAAATAAAGACCGAGAAGGATGTGAACGAGTATCCCATAGAAACCAAGCTTCCATCGCAGTTTCCCCCACCACCGGCCTCCACCATGGCCCACGGCGTCTACTATTCGACCCCATGGAACCCGTCTTTCTGGCCGAGTCTGGCTCCCATTGCGGCCTCAAACAATTCTGTCCCCGCTCCACCGACATCAGCTGcatcctctccttctctgtcgCCCTCACCCCCCAGCAATGGGTACCAGGGTGCAAGCTTTTTTCCGGCGGGTACCGCACAAGAGATCCCCGCCACTCAGCTGCCGAACGGCAACACCAGGAGTAGCGGCTCGTCCAGCGGCGGAGCTAGCGATTCGGAAGACGAG GAAAACCTTTCCACTGAGGAGCTGGAACAGTTTGCCAAGGAGCTGAAGCACAAACGGATCACGCTGGGCTTCACGCAGGCTGACGTCGGGCTCGCACTGGGAAACCTCTACG GGAAGATGTTCAGCCAGACCACCATCTGCCGGTTCGAGGCGCTGCAGCTGAGCTTTAAGAACATGTGCAAGCTGAAGCCGCTGCTCCAGAGGTGGCTGAACGAGGCAGAGACCTCGGACAACCCCCAGGac ATGTACAAGATGGAGCGCGTGTTTGTGgacagcaggaagaggaagcgtCGGACCAGCCTGGAGGGAACGGTGCGCAGCGCTCTGGAGTCCTACTTCATCAAGTGCCCCAAACCCAACACCCAGGAGATCACCCACATCTCTGACGACCTGGGACTGGAAAGAGAC gtggtgCGGGTGTGGTTCTGTAACCGGCGGCAGAAGGGGAAGAGGCTGGCCCTGCCCTTCGACGACGAGTGTGCGGAGGGGCCGTACTTCGACCCGACCGCGCCCATGCCCCACAACATGGGGCCCGTGCCCCTCCCGCCCCAGACCTACCCCGGCCATCCCGgccaccccctgcccccgaGCCTCTACGtgccccccctccacaggcCCGAAGTCTTCAAGCAGGCCCTGCACCCGGGACTTGTGGGTCACCTGACCAGTtaa